In Thermococcus zilligii AN1, a genomic segment contains:
- a CDS encoding type II secretion system F family protein, producing MAQRQRSQGLGILLTKILERILPKKWVKRYEIFIYSAGIEFLAMEYLLVSVLVAVILGTATMIVAPVKYGVAVLVTVFLGMAFLYPYWRISKKIEDMEKNLPDAFFYLASSLRAGISFSEALEDLATAKFGALTEEFKRVVSEIGRGRSTVEALRAMAIRNRRSPVIYRSLMIITEALERGAPMSDVLVYVANDVREILRIRKERKASTGMQMMFFIITSGFVGPAILGIVGKIMKEMIQGPAAADIPTVINILLGFVIIQAIVSGLGIGVIRESKFSAGIKYSILLAIMGTAVFQGMKFFNV from the coding sequence GTGGCACAGAGACAGAGGTCGCAGGGATTGGGAATCCTGCTGACGAAGATTCTCGAGAGGATACTTCCAAAAAAGTGGGTCAAGAGGTACGAGATATTCATATACTCCGCGGGAATAGAGTTCCTGGCGATGGAGTACCTCCTGGTGTCCGTCCTCGTGGCAGTGATCCTCGGAACGGCCACAATGATCGTGGCCCCGGTCAAATACGGGGTCGCTGTTCTCGTTACGGTATTCCTTGGAATGGCCTTTCTGTACCCCTACTGGAGGATCTCCAAGAAAATAGAGGATATGGAAAAGAACCTGCCCGATGCCTTCTTTTACCTGGCAAGCTCGCTGAGGGCTGGTATCTCCTTCTCAGAGGCCTTAGAAGACCTCGCGACAGCAAAATTCGGAGCCCTGACGGAAGAATTCAAGAGGGTGGTAAGCGAGATAGGCAGGGGTCGCTCGACAGTTGAAGCCCTGAGAGCTATGGCCATAAGGAACAGAAGGTCCCCAGTTATATACCGCTCACTCATGATAATAACCGAGGCACTGGAGAGAGGTGCCCCGATGAGCGACGTCCTGGTTTACGTTGCCAATGACGTCAGGGAGATACTCAGGATAAGGAAGGAGAGAAAGGCTTCAACAGGAATGCAGATGATGTTCTTTATCATCACAAGCGGCTTCGTGGGGCCAGCCATCCTGGGGATCGTGGGGAAGATAATGAAGGAGATGATACAGGGGCCGGCCGCCGCGGACATACCGACAGTAATCAATATCCTGCTTGGCTTCGTTATCATACAGGCTATAGTCTCAGGCCTCGGAATAGGGGTTATCAGGGAGAGCAAGTTCTCGGCTGGGATAAAGTACAGCATACTTCTGGCCATAATGGGAACTGCGGTTTTCCAGGGAATGAAGTTCTTCAACGTTTGA
- a CDS encoding FKBP-type peptidyl-prolyl cis-trans isomerase — protein MKVEVGDFVLFHYIGRYENGEVFDTSYRDIAEENGILVEEREYGPLGVTVGAGELIPGVEEALIGMEVGEKKEVVVPPEKGYGMPEEELIVPVPIEQFISAGIEPMEGMYVMTDAGMARIISVEEDTVTLDFNHPLAGKVTVFEIEVVDIKKKAEMA, from the coding sequence ATGAAAGTCGAAGTTGGAGATTTTGTTCTGTTCCACTACATCGGGAGATACGAAAACGGCGAGGTTTTTGATACCAGCTACCGCGACATCGCTGAGGAGAACGGTATCCTCGTTGAGGAAAGGGAATACGGCCCCTTGGGAGTCACAGTTGGTGCCGGTGAACTCATCCCCGGCGTTGAGGAAGCTTTGATCGGTATGGAAGTAGGGGAGAAGAAGGAAGTTGTCGTGCCACCTGAGAAGGGCTATGGCATGCCAGAGGAAGAGCTCATCGTCCCCGTTCCCATCGAGCAGTTCATCTCCGCGGGCATAGAGCCGATGGAGGGCATGTACGTCATGACCGATGCCGGTATGGCCCGGATAATCTCAGTTGAGGAGGACACCGTTACCCTTGACTTCAACCATCCCCTCGCCGGAAAGGTCACGGTTTTTGAGATAGAGGTCGTAGATATTAAAAAGAAGGCCGAAATGGCCTGA
- a CDS encoding type II secretion system F family protein — protein sequence MGIIESFLNFLERLGATTIEVTEKPVRRLPKAGTIQERLKILRELQKETEESRESKREEEIESIIELRKEELKTPFGERLAEAFLKRFKGPVQSITQSIKGLDYDLYRANIRMSKEKYVALMIITSIMVGVLSFAFALLLEMDLFTSALMSLLGFIGGFLYMRNYPRIVWRRRVAEVEKALPYVLRHLASLLNAGVGISEALVSVAKADYGPASEEFELMVRDMRTGASFEDALGKFEEKMGSENVSRVVKQILRAIKFGGNLAEILYKMAEDFAFEYRMKLVEYVQKVNGIAFIYMFMTIVMPTMFVVAVLAGSAFSAAGGGGGTAISPGALAVLLLFAFPMLSLIIVMMIKRSEPR from the coding sequence ATGGGGATCATCGAATCGTTCCTCAACTTCCTTGAAAGACTGGGAGCGACCACAATAGAAGTGACGGAGAAGCCCGTTAGACGACTACCCAAGGCGGGAACCATTCAGGAGAGGCTGAAGATCCTCAGAGAACTCCAGAAGGAAACAGAGGAAAGTCGGGAGAGTAAACGGGAAGAGGAAATAGAGAGTATAATCGAACTGAGAAAGGAAGAGCTCAAAACTCCCTTTGGAGAAAGGCTTGCCGAGGCCTTTCTGAAGAGGTTTAAGGGGCCAGTTCAGTCGATCACCCAGTCCATAAAAGGCCTTGACTACGACCTGTACAGGGCCAACATAAGGATGTCCAAGGAGAAGTACGTTGCCCTCATGATAATAACTTCGATAATGGTCGGAGTACTATCCTTTGCTTTTGCCCTGCTCCTTGAGATGGATCTTTTCACTTCGGCCCTTATGTCCCTCTTAGGGTTTATAGGTGGCTTTCTCTACATGAGGAACTACCCGAGGATAGTGTGGAGAAGGAGAGTAGCAGAGGTCGAGAAGGCACTCCCCTACGTTCTCAGGCACCTGGCGTCCCTACTGAATGCGGGCGTTGGTATTTCCGAGGCCCTCGTTTCGGTGGCAAAGGCCGACTACGGACCTGCATCCGAAGAGTTTGAGCTCATGGTCAGGGACATGAGGACAGGGGCCTCGTTTGAGGATGCCCTAGGAAAGTTCGAGGAGAAGATGGGGTCGGAGAACGTAAGCAGGGTAGTAAAGCAGATACTCAGGGCCATAAAGTTTGGCGGAAACCTGGCGGAGATTCTATATAAGATGGCCGAGGATTTCGCCTTTGAGTACAGGATGAAGCTGGTGGAGTACGTCCAGAAGGTCAACGGTATAGCGTTTATATACATGTTCATGACGATAGTGATGCCAACGATGTTCGTGGTGGCCGTTCTAGCGGGCTCAGCTTTCAGTGCCGCCGGCGGAGGTGGCGGGACAGCTATCTCCCCCGGAGCACTGGCAGTCCTTCTCCTGTTCGCCTTCCCCATGCTATCCCTGATAATAGTTATGATGATAAAGCGCAGTGAGCCGAGGTGA
- a CDS encoding DUF2118 family protein yields the protein MERVPRLYVESRPGDCLRDSIAVEDCVVIQGNVEVWLGKGERLPEFVDADKATLLKKEVYDRFYLYVDRLEQKMVVDAIMVLPDGRTRIYLKKGDRLMLLPVEGFTKTLIANVGNRVRTGDAFAAVTTRKGEVHYLKPPKTGTVVFIDEITHRPHYVYYLLPEE from the coding sequence ATGGAGAGAGTGCCGAGGCTTTACGTTGAATCCAGGCCAGGGGACTGTCTGAGGGATTCAATTGCCGTGGAGGATTGCGTCGTGATCCAGGGCAATGTTGAGGTGTGGCTTGGAAAGGGGGAGAGACTGCCGGAGTTTGTAGACGCTGATAAAGCCACTCTCCTGAAAAAGGAGGTCTACGACCGCTTTTACCTCTACGTTGACCGGCTGGAGCAGAAAATGGTTGTTGACGCCATCATGGTTCTCCCCGACGGAAGGACGAGGATATACCTTAAGAAGGGCGATAGGCTCATGCTTCTTCCGGTAGAGGGGTTCACGAAGACGCTGATAGCCAACGTCGGCAACAGGGTCAGGACGGGGGACGCTTTTGCCGCAGTGACGACCAGGAAGGGGGAGGTGCACTACCTCAAGCCGCCCAAAACTGGAACCGTTGTCTTCATAGACGAGATAACTCACAGGCCCCACTACGTTTACTACCTTCTCCCCGAGGAGTGA
- a CDS encoding AAA family ATPase: protein MKVEEVSSKGNQILEEVKKAIVGKDEVLRLMLTTILADGHILLEDLPGLAKTLMAKSFARALGVQFARVQFTPDLLPSDILGVSVFNQKTLEFEFRKGPVFTNVLLADEINRAPPKTQSALLEAMQEGQVTIEGNTYVLPRPFIVIATQNPIEQEGTYPLPEAQLDRFLVRLRVGYPLREEEMEILRRRMARKREEVDIKPVTSPEEVVEMQRAVEDVYVSDAILEYITNIITATREDKKDIEIGASPRGSLALLKLSRAYAALEGRDYVIPDDVKKVAVPALSHRLILKRELWYTRVSQESIMEKLLDRVPVPKFE from the coding sequence ATGAAGGTGGAGGAAGTCAGCTCAAAGGGAAACCAGATTCTTGAAGAGGTCAAAAAGGCCATAGTCGGCAAGGACGAAGTGCTCAGGCTTATGCTGACCACAATACTGGCGGACGGGCACATACTGCTCGAGGATCTGCCGGGCCTCGCAAAAACCCTCATGGCCAAGAGCTTTGCCAGGGCCCTGGGGGTTCAGTTCGCCCGCGTCCAGTTCACACCCGATCTGCTCCCCAGCGACATACTTGGCGTTTCCGTTTTCAACCAGAAAACCCTGGAGTTCGAGTTCAGGAAGGGGCCGGTCTTCACCAACGTCCTCCTCGCGGACGAGATAAACCGCGCCCCGCCGAAGACGCAGTCGGCTTTGCTCGAGGCGATGCAGGAGGGGCAGGTAACCATAGAGGGCAACACCTACGTCCTTCCCAGGCCTTTCATAGTCATAGCCACCCAGAACCCGATAGAACAGGAGGGAACCTACCCCCTCCCGGAGGCACAGCTCGACCGTTTCCTTGTTCGGCTCAGGGTGGGTTATCCGCTGAGGGAAGAGGAGATGGAAATACTCCGCAGGAGGATGGCCAGAAAGAGGGAGGAGGTTGACATAAAGCCAGTAACCAGCCCCGAGGAAGTCGTGGAAATGCAGAGGGCCGTCGAAGACGTCTACGTCAGTGATGCCATCCTGGAGTACATAACCAACATAATCACCGCCACGAGGGAGGACAAAAAGGACATCGAGATAGGGGCCTCTCCCAGGGGTAGCCTGGCCCTCCTGAAGCTCTCCAGGGCCTACGCGGCCTTGGAAGGGAGAGACTACGTCATTCCAGACGACGTTAAGAAAGTCGCAGTCCCCGCCCTGAGCCACAGGCTCATCCTCAAGCGTGAGCTCTGGTACACCAGGGTCTCCCAGGA
- a CDS encoding DUF4129 domain-containing protein, with the protein MSTRARVLTIMAIILTLMTLTFNHTARSSDSKTSESGPAVWSLLLSLAVVMSIVVIILLLLSWEDIKLKRKDLYRENVFSHLVRSALVIMLALLAIYFISKSSPAPFMNRTTDTPEGTGNVGIPRPSNVPIGNSTTGGGWAHSTAWNNTVWIGYAAGIALIVMPAVFAIGYYREVMKRRAKKRIREKAEAFDRKLEDTGLGMFPDPREAVVGIYKNAVLWLEYLGLPYKESWTHWEHVEHTKYRKEAFLALTRLFEKAKYAPERVTWEDAEEALKAYREIRGDLGEG; encoded by the coding sequence ATGTCCACGAGGGCAAGGGTACTGACAATCATGGCGATCATTTTAACCCTGATGACGCTTACCTTTAATCACACCGCAAGATCAAGCGACTCCAAAACGAGCGAGTCCGGGCCGGCGGTTTGGTCCCTTCTCCTTTCCCTGGCAGTTGTGATGTCAATCGTCGTCATAATACTGCTCCTCCTGAGCTGGGAGGACATCAAGCTCAAGAGAAAGGATCTCTACAGGGAGAACGTTTTTTCCCACCTCGTGCGGAGCGCCCTGGTAATCATGCTCGCCCTGCTGGCTATCTACTTCATAAGCAAAAGCTCTCCAGCCCCCTTCATGAACCGAACCACCGACACCCCAGAAGGTACCGGAAATGTGGGCATACCCCGGCCTTCCAACGTCCCCATTGGCAACAGCACAACCGGAGGGGGATGGGCACACAGCACAGCCTGGAACAACACAGTCTGGATAGGCTACGCGGCCGGGATAGCCCTCATAGTTATGCCCGCGGTGTTTGCCATTGGATACTACAGAGAGGTCATGAAAAGAAGGGCAAAGAAGAGGATAAGGGAGAAGGCGGAGGCCTTCGACAGGAAGCTCGAAGATACCGGCCTCGGCATGTTCCCCGACCCCCGCGAGGCGGTAGTCGGGATATACAAAAACGCCGTCCTCTGGCTCGAATACCTGGGTCTTCCATATAAAGAAAGCTGGACCCACTGGGAGCACGTTGAACACACAAAGTACCGGAAGGAAGCGTTCCTGGCGCTGACCAGGCTCTTCGAGAAAGCCAAGTATGCCCCGGAAAGGGTCACCTGGGAGGACGCGGAAGAGGCCCTGAAAGCCTACAGAGAGATAAGGGGTGACCTCGGTGAGGGTTAG